A genome region from Candidatus Nealsonbacteria bacterium includes the following:
- the ligA gene encoding NAD-dependent DNA ligase LigA, with the protein MHKKEAKKRIEKLKKLINRYRYLYHVLDRQEISDAALDSLKKELFDLEQKYPEFITLDSPTQRIGGKPLEKFKKVRHSQPMLSFNDAFSEKDMKDWQERISKLLTGKEQKEIDFFCELKIDGLAVELIYEKGILKIGSTRGDGLIGENVTQNLKTIEAIPLKLQAKKDTIKNLKKLNFLPYTKCQIPDTIVVRGEVFISKKELEKLNKERQKKGLALYANPRNVAAGSIRQLDSRVIAKRRLDSFAYDLVIDLSRNPKRRPSISYGARTHEEEHKILKALGFKINLHNKYCKDLSAVFEFHKFWQKERIKIPYEIDGIVVIVNSNKIFEKLGVVGKAPRGSIAFKFALKQATTKIEDIKIQVGRTGALTPVACLKPVQVGGVTISRATLHNEDEIKRLGIKIGDTVIVGRAGDVIPDIVKVLPELRTGKEKSFKMPLKCPVCGAKVIRPEEEVVSRCENPKCFAQQKRSLYHFISKGAFNIVGLGPKIIDKLIDAGLVSDPADIFKLEIGDILPLKSLLRRPSPQRLERSVLRGFAEKSAQNLIKAIQPRKKITLPRFIYALGIRNVGEETSMDLARYFGSLGKLKKASLVRLENIMDIGPVVAKSIFDWFHQKRNLQFLQKLERVGVKIIDERLKMENGKLQGLTFVLTGSLENITRNEAKENIRELGGEISESVSQKTDYVVVGKEPGAKHEKARRLGIKTMGEKEFLKLIKSSQTEARPLLTQ; encoded by the coding sequence ATGCATAAAAAAGAAGCAAAAAAAAGAATTGAAAAATTAAAAAAACTTATCAATCGTTATCGATACCTATACCACGTTCTTGATCGGCAGGAGATTTCAGACGCTGCCTTGGATTCTTTGAAGAAAGAGCTTTTTGATTTGGAGCAAAAATACCCTGAATTTATTACCCTTGATTCCCCGACCCAAAGAATTGGAGGAAAGCCCCTTGAAAAATTTAAAAAAGTCAGACACTCTCAGCCAATGCTATCTTTTAATGATGCTTTTTCTGAAAAAGATATGAAAGACTGGCAAGAGAGAATTTCAAAACTTTTAACCGGGAAAGAGCAGAAAGAAATAGATTTTTTTTGCGAGTTAAAAATTGATGGTTTGGCTGTCGAGTTGATTTATGAAAAAGGAATTCTAAAAATAGGATCGACTCGGGGAGATGGCTTAATTGGTGAAAATGTTACTCAAAATTTAAAGACCATTGAAGCTATTCCCTTGAAACTTCAAGCAAAAAAAGACACAATAAAAAACCTTAAAAAACTTAACTTCTTACCCTATACCAAGTGCCAGATACCAGATACCATAGTCGTTAGGGGAGAAGTTTTTATTTCAAAAAAAGAGCTTGAAAAACTAAATAAAGAAAGACAAAAAAAGGGACTGGCTCTTTACGCCAATCCGAGAAATGTGGCAGCAGGTTCCATTCGGCAACTGGATTCTAGGGTTATAGCCAAAAGGCGTCTTGATTCTTTTGCTTATGATTTAGTCATCGATCTTAGCCGGAACCCCAAAAGAAGGCCTTCGATTTCCTACGGAGCAAGAACACACGAAGAAGAACATAAAATATTAAAAGCCCTGGGGTTTAAGATTAATCTTCATAACAAATATTGTAAAGATTTATCGGCAGTTTTTGAATTTCATAAGTTTTGGCAAAAAGAGAGGATAAAAATTCCTTATGAAATTGATGGAATCGTGGTAATAGTTAATTCAAATAAAATTTTTGAGAAATTGGGTGTAGTTGGGAAAGCGCCAAGGGGATCCATTGCTTTCAAATTTGCTTTGAAACAAGCGACTACCAAAATCGAGGATATAAAAATTCAGGTTGGCAGGACGGGAGCCTTGACTCCGGTTGCTTGCCTAAAGCCTGTTCAAGTTGGAGGGGTAACAATCTCTCGGGCCACCCTGCATAATGAAGATGAAATAAAAAGGTTGGGAATAAAAATAGGAGACACAGTTATTGTCGGAAGGGCAGGAGATGTTATTCCCGATATTGTCAAAGTTTTACCCGAGCTGAGGACCGGAAAAGAAAAAAGTTTTAAGATGCCCTTAAAATGCCCTGTTTGTGGTGCAAAAGTGATTCGACCTGAAGAGGAGGTGGTATCTCGTTGTGAAAATCCTAAATGCTTTGCCCAACAAAAAAGATCTCTCTATCATTTTATTTCCAAAGGAGCTTTTAATATTGTCGGTTTGGGGCCAAAGATTATTGATAAATTGATTGATGCAGGATTAGTTTCAGATCCAGCCGACATTTTTAAATTAGAAATAGGAGATATCTTGCCATTGAAAAGCTTGCTCCGTAGGCCGAGCCCTCAACGCCTTGAGCGCTCGGTCCTGCGGGGATTTGCCGAGAAATCAGCCCAAAATTTAATTAAAGCAATTCAGCCTCGAAAAAAAATTACTCTACCAAGATTTATTTATGCTTTAGGAATTAGGAATGTTGGAGAAGAAACCAGCATGGATTTAGCTAGATATTTTGGTTCTTTGGGAAAATTAAAAAAAGCCTCTTTGGTAAGGCTTGAAAATATAATGGACATTGGACCGGTAGTGGCAAAATCAATTTTCGACTGGTTTCATCAAAAGAGAAATTTGCAATTTCTTCAGAAATTAGAGAGAGTGGGAGTAAAAATAATAGACGAAAGATTAAAGATGGAAAATGGCAAATTACAAGGATTAACTTTTGTTTTAACCGGTAGCTTAGAAAATATAACTAGAAATGAGGCGAAAGAGAACATCAGAGAACTAGGAGGAGAAATTTCAGAGTCAGTTTCTCAAAAGACAGATTATGTTGTGGTGGGCAAGGAACCGGGAGCAAAGCATGAAAAGGCAAGAAGGCTGGGAATTAAGACGATGGGGGAGAAAGAATTCCTTAAATTAATCAAATCAAGCCAAACAGAGGCCCGGCCTTTGTTAACTCAATGA
- a CDS encoding DNA-directed RNA polymerase subunit beta — translation MKKVKTKNFGKSKVRLSLPYLLEQQQESWKNFCRRDLKELFVEMSPIRDYTGKELELWFLDYKLDTPNYKSDLEAKQNNDSYAAPLRVKTRLVNLKTKEIKEQEVFLADFPLMTERGTFVVNGVERVVISQLIRSPGVFFTMQTSGGKNYFGAKIIPNRGAWLEFETESTGFIGVKVDRRRKVSATMLLRALGIDKENQIKELFQDVDNDPEIKYIEETLKRDSTHNQPEALVEIYRRLRPGDLTTPDTARELFENMFFKFERYDLSKVGRWRMWQRLSELRSRKLRDKNKKEKKVLTQNSGEEITVSDRVLKPEDIVAVLREIIRLNNDPEGKPDQIDHLGTRRVRVFSELLQNRLRVGLMRMERIIKDRMSTLDVYTLTPAQVINPRPFMAVVREFFTSSQIAQFMDNENPLAELEHKRRLSATGPGGLTRERAGFEVRDVQPSHYGRICPIQTPEGPNIGLVGHLASFAKINPYGFLETPYFKVKKGKVTSEIHYLNAYEEEKYNIASASILLDKDNKILSSKVEARIKGEPGKIEKEKIDFVDVSSEQSISVATSCIPFLQNDDANRALMGSNMQRQAVSLIKPEIPLVATGIERNVATDSGQGVIAPEDGTVIRVDASQITLKMKGKKPEIQRYELRTFLRTNQYTSFHQRPVVKKGDIVKRGDILADGGGISRGFLALGQNILVAFLIWRGSNFEDAIIISKKLVQDDIFTSIHIEDFTCDVRETKLGPEITTADIPNVGEERLKDLDEEGIIRIGAEVGPSDILVGKISPKGEADLTSEERLLRVIFGEKAREVKDSSLRMEHGKRGRVVEVKLWEREKGAKLEPGVIKRIQVEIAEIRKIQAGDKLTGRHGNKGIVARVLPAEEMPFLADGTPVDMILNPLGVSSRMNLGQILETHLGWAAKKLGYIALSPALAGATEKDIKIELKAAGLPEDGKVTLFDGVTGEPFGAKITVGYIYMMKLIHMVVDKIHMRSIGPYSLITQQPLGGKAQFGGQRFGEMEVWALEGYGAAHVLQEILTIKSDDVPGRTAAYEAILKGEKIKSPNIPASFNLLVNEMKALGLNIEVIEKPKDRE, via the coding sequence ATGAAGAAGGTCAAAACAAAAAACTTCGGGAAATCAAAAGTTCGACTTTCTTTACCTTATTTACTTGAACAACAGCAAGAAAGCTGGAAGAATTTTTGTCGAAGAGATCTAAAAGAGCTTTTCGTTGAGATGTCACCAATTCGGGATTATACCGGCAAAGAGCTGGAGCTTTGGTTTTTAGATTATAAATTAGATACGCCCAATTATAAGTCTGACTTAGAGGCGAAGCAGAATAATGATTCTTACGCAGCCCCTCTGAGAGTAAAAACCAGGCTAGTTAATTTAAAAACAAAAGAGATTAAAGAACAAGAAGTATTTTTAGCTGATTTCCCTCTTATGACTGAACGGGGTACTTTTGTTGTCAATGGGGTTGAGAGAGTAGTTATCTCTCAGCTTATTCGTTCGCCAGGTGTTTTCTTTACGATGCAGACTAGCGGGGGAAAAAACTATTTTGGTGCAAAGATTATTCCAAACAGAGGAGCTTGGTTGGAATTTGAGACGGAAAGTACGGGTTTCATTGGAGTTAAAGTTGATCGGAGAAGAAAAGTATCAGCCACCATGCTGCTGAGAGCTTTGGGAATTGATAAAGAAAATCAGATAAAAGAACTTTTTCAAGATGTAGACAACGACCCCGAAATTAAATATATTGAGGAAACTTTAAAGCGCGATTCCACCCACAACCAGCCAGAGGCCTTGGTTGAAATTTATCGAAGATTAAGGCCAGGAGACTTAACCACCCCGGATACTGCCCGTGAACTGTTTGAGAATATGTTCTTTAAATTTGAGAGGTATGATTTATCTAAAGTAGGAAGATGGAGAATGTGGCAGAGATTATCAGAGTTAAGGAGCCGTAAATTACGAGATAAAAACAAAAAAGAGAAAAAAGTTTTAACTCAAAACTCTGGAGAGGAAATTACTGTTTCAGACAGAGTATTAAAGCCAGAAGACATTGTTGCTGTCTTAAGAGAAATTATTCGTTTAAATAACGATCCCGAAGGAAAACCAGATCAAATTGACCATTTGGGAACCAGGAGGGTAAGGGTTTTCTCGGAGCTTTTGCAAAATAGATTAAGGGTGGGACTAATGAGAATGGAAAGAATAATCAAAGACAGGATGTCAACTTTAGACGTTTATACTCTAACCCCTGCCCAGGTTATTAATCCCAGGCCGTTCATGGCAGTGGTAAGAGAATTTTTTACCTCAAGCCAGATTGCTCAATTCATGGATAATGAAAATCCTTTAGCTGAATTAGAGCACAAAAGAAGATTATCAGCTACTGGACCCGGCGGTTTAACGAGGGAGCGAGCCGGTTTTGAAGTGAGAGACGTTCAGCCTTCTCACTATGGCAGAATTTGTCCCATCCAAACTCCGGAGGGACCAAATATTGGCTTAGTTGGACATTTGGCTTCTTTTGCCAAGATTAATCCTTATGGATTTTTAGAAACTCCCTATTTTAAAGTGAAAAAAGGTAAAGTTACTTCAGAAATTCATTACCTTAATGCTTATGAAGAAGAGAAATATAATATTGCTTCAGCCAGCATTCTTCTTGATAAAGATAATAAGATTTTATCTTCCAAAGTGGAAGCTCGAATAAAAGGAGAGCCAGGAAAGATAGAAAAAGAAAAAATTGATTTTGTTGATGTTTCTTCTGAACAATCTATTTCGGTTGCTACTTCCTGCATTCCTTTCTTGCAGAATGATGATGCTAATCGCGCCCTAATGGGTTCAAATATGCAGAGACAGGCTGTGTCTTTAATAAAACCAGAAATTCCTTTAGTTGCTACCGGAATAGAAAGGAATGTTGCTACAGACTCGGGACAGGGAGTGATAGCTCCGGAAGACGGGACAGTTATTAGGGTGGATGCCAGTCAGATAACACTAAAAATGAAAGGGAAAAAACCTGAAATCCAGAGATATGAATTGCGAACTTTTCTTCGAACCAATCAATATACCTCTTTTCATCAACGGCCAGTAGTCAAGAAAGGAGACATTGTTAAACGAGGAGACATTTTGGCCGATGGAGGGGGAATCTCTCGAGGATTTTTAGCCTTAGGCCAAAATATCTTAGTGGCTTTCTTGATTTGGCGGGGAAGTAATTTTGAAGATGCAATAATTATTTCTAAAAAATTAGTGCAAGATGATATCTTTACTTCTATTCATATAGAAGATTTTACTTGCGATGTTCGGGAAACAAAACTGGGGCCCGAAATTACTACCGCTGACATTCCTAATGTTGGAGAAGAAAGATTAAAAGATTTAGACGAAGAAGGAATAATTAGGATTGGAGCCGAGGTTGGACCAAGCGATATCTTGGTTGGGAAAATCTCTCCTAAAGGAGAGGCTGATTTAACCTCCGAAGAAAGATTGCTGCGAGTAATCTTTGGAGAAAAAGCCAGAGAAGTTAAAGACAGCTCTTTAAGAATGGAACACGGAAAGAGAGGAAGGGTGGTTGAAGTGAAGCTTTGGGAAAGAGAGAAGGGGGCGAAGTTAGAACCTGGAGTAATCAAAAGAATTCAAGTGGAGATAGCTGAAATTCGAAAAATTCAAGCCGGAGATAAATTAACCGGTCGTCACGGAAACAAAGGGATAGTTGCTCGAGTCTTACCGGCCGAAGAAATGCCTTTTTTGGCAGATGGCACGCCGGTCGATATGATTTTGAATCCCTTGGGTGTTTCCTCAAGAATGAACCTTGGTCAGATTTTAGAAACTCATCTTGGCTGGGCAGCTAAAAAGCTGGGTTACATTGCTTTGTCTCCGGCACTAGCCGGAGCAACCGAAAAAGATATAAAAATCGAGCTAAAGGCAGCCGGCCTACCAGAAGACGGAAAAGTAACCTTATTTGACGGAGTGACCGGTGAACCTTTTGGGGCCAAAATTACAGTTGGCTACATTTATATGATGAAGTTGATTCATATGGTGGTTGACAAGATTCATATGCGTTCCATTGGCCCCTATTCTTTAATAACCCAACAGCCTTTGGGGGGGAAAGCTCAATTCGGTGGTCAGAGATTTGGAGAAATGGAAGTTTGGGCTTTAGAGGGTTACGGGGCAGCTCACGTTCTTCAAGAAATTTTAACTATCAAATCTGATGATGTTCCGGGAAGAACAGCTGCCTATGAAGCAATTTTAAAAGGAGAGAAGATTAAGAGTCCTAATATTCCTGCTTCTTTTAACCTTTTAGTCAACGAAATGAAAGCTTTGGGACTGAATATTGAAGTGATAGAAAAACCCAAAGACAGAGAATAA
- a CDS encoding four helix bundle protein, with product MKIRSFTDLDAWREGHKLVLMIYNIAKHFPSEEKFAIINQMRRCVVSITSNIAEGFAHQSKKEKIQFYSIS from the coding sequence ATGAAAATTAGATCATTTACTGATCTCGATGCTTGGCGAGAAGGACATAAATTGGTTTTAATGATTTACAATATTGCCAAGCACTTTCCGTCGGAAGAAAAATTTGCTATTATTAATCAAATGCGACGCTGTGTTGTTTCTATCACTTCAAACATTGCCGAAGGCTTTGCCCATCAATCTAAAAAAGAGAAAATTCAGTTTTACTCTATAAGCTAA
- a CDS encoding rod shape-determining protein RodA, whose protein sequence is MRDVLIHLKKLDWILIIIVLSLIGIGLLSIYSSSLGREDFLNFKKQIIFLTMGFFLMLIFSFLNWRMFKDNPHLILALYFLCLLALVGLFFFASEIRQVRSWYKLGPLVFDPKEFTKIILIILLAKFFSMRHIEMYQPRHILLSGVYVFLAASLIFFQPDFGSFLIFIFLWAAILVVSGIKIRHFLILIFLGLIFLVFSWSFLLKDYQQKRIISFVQPQADPQGMGWSQQQAKIAIGSGGIFGQGIGKGSQVQYGFLTVPQTDFIFSAIAEEMGLIGVLILLTLLSLLIWRIVKIALSAKTNFPRLFAVGLATILISQIFIHIGMNLGLLPIIGIPLPLVSYGGSGLISIFIGLGILQSIKTKK, encoded by the coding sequence ATGAGGGATGTTTTAATTCATCTTAAAAAATTAGATTGGATTTTGATTATTATTGTTCTTTCGTTGATTGGTATTGGGCTGCTTTCTATTTATAGTTCCTCACTGGGAAGGGAAGATTTTTTGAATTTTAAAAAACAGATTATCTTTTTAACGATGGGATTTTTTTTAATGTTAATTTTCAGCTTTTTAAACTGGAGAATGTTTAAAGATAATCCTCATTTAATTTTGGCTCTATATTTTTTATGTTTACTGGCTTTGGTCGGCCTATTTTTTTTCGCCTCAGAAATTAGACAAGTTAGAAGTTGGTATAAATTAGGGCCTCTTGTTTTTGACCCAAAAGAATTTACTAAAATTATTTTAATTATTTTACTGGCTAAATTTTTTTCGATGAGACATATTGAAATGTACCAACCAAGACATATTTTGCTTTCTGGGGTTTATGTGTTTTTGGCAGCCTCTTTAATTTTTTTTCAGCCAGATTTTGGCTCGTTTTTAATTTTTATTTTTTTGTGGGCGGCAATTTTAGTCGTTTCCGGTATAAAAATTCGCCATTTTCTGATTTTAATTTTTTTGGGGTTAATTTTTTTAGTTTTCAGTTGGTCGTTTTTACTAAAAGACTATCAACAAAAGAGAATCATCAGTTTTGTTCAACCCCAGGCAGATCCTCAAGGAATGGGCTGGAGCCAGCAACAGGCAAAAATTGCCATTGGATCTGGAGGGATATTTGGCCAGGGAATTGGTAAAGGTTCTCAGGTTCAGTATGGTTTTTTAACCGTTCCTCAGACTGATTTTATTTTTTCTGCTATTGCCGAAGAAATGGGCCTAATTGGAGTGCTAATTTTATTGACTCTTTTATCTCTTTTAATCTGGCGAATTGTTAAAATTGCTCTTTCTGCCAAAACTAACTTTCCTCGTCTATTTGCTGTCGGTTTGGCCACCATCTTAATTTCCCAGATTTTTATTCACATTGGCATGAATCTCGGGCTTTTGCCGATTATCGGCATACCCTTGCCTTTGGTTAGCTATGGGGGTTCCGGCTTAATTTCTATCTTTATTGGCCTGGGTATTCTCCAAAGTATTAAAACAAAGAAATAA
- the rpoC gene encoding DNA-directed RNA polymerase subunit beta', which yields MRVIDIDSIRIKIASPEVILSWSHGEVTKPETINYRTQRTEKDGLFCEKIFGPTKDYECYCGKYRRIRYKKVVCDKCGVEVIKSQVRRERMGHIKLTSPVSHIWFLRGVPSRIGMVLNMPLQQVEKVIYFVAYIITGVSEEARNKVLEEIEKEYKRKMKEVRLKGKKKQSAKLLELKRMRDIAKEELRSIKPLRILSETEYHRLSLKYGEVFEAGSGAEILRKIFEKIDLKKEIKKLKKELETTSSINRGKVLRRLKLFQGMMKAAIRPEWMFLTVLPVLPPDLRPMVQLDGGRYASSDLNDLYRRVINRDNRLKYLLEVSAPEVIVRNERRMLQEAVDALIDNTMRKGTTTQATTGGRRLLKSLADILKGKQGRFRQNLLGKRVDYSGRSVIVVGPELKLYQVGIPKKMALELFKPFVIQKILEKELAYNIRGASRLIEQEIDEVWAMLEEVVKDKLVLLNRAPTLHRLGIQAFQPLLIEGEALRIHPLVCKAFNADFDGDQMAVHILLSQGAQQEARRLILSTVNLLKSATGTPIVTPTQDIVLGCFWITKIEKGARGEGKIFGSQNEAILAYDTKTVDLRARIKVRLGKEFIETSVGRILFNITLPSEIAFVNEEVNGKRLDKIVSLIIEKIGLKDSHPYLDKIKTLGFEIATQAGITWGMDDLIVPKEKKQIISKAEENIERIDKHYQKGLLSREEKSFQVIETWQRAKLEIEKLVPKTLPPLGPVSLIINSGAKGSWAQPIQMTGMKGLVINPMGKILELPVKSSYKEGFDILEYFISTHGARKGTADTALRTATAGYLTRRLIDVAHEVIITEEDCRDDKGITVFKKDAIELGQNFLFKILGRINLQDIKIKGKHPNIKKGEIINWEKAHFIDDSGVEEVSVRSPLSCKTLLGVCGQCYGWDLGQNQEVKLGEAVGIIAAQAIGEPGTQLTMRTFHLGGVVGEGDITLGLPRVEEVFETRSPVRKAIVSTIEGEVVEITPERIIKIRKKGQKTPHQNPKGKPSASYGAGKFGAGQVEKKQKKSVAEIVEYEIPAPNPILINPGNEVKIGQQLSEGSIDLKELFKLTNQRETQRYIVKEIQNIYVSQGAIIHDKHIEVIVRQMFSRVRIKDEGDSGFSAGEVVEKGYLFEENLRLRKENKKPATFQPILLGISKVALTTDSFLSAASFQETSRVLIKAAIEGKKDRLRGLKENVIIGKLIPAGTGFRK from the coding sequence ATGCGTGTAATTGATATCGACTCAATTAGAATAAAAATAGCTTCGCCCGAAGTAATTCTTTCTTGGTCCCATGGAGAAGTAACAAAACCAGAAACTATTAACTATCGGACCCAAAGGACGGAGAAAGATGGTCTTTTCTGCGAAAAGATTTTTGGACCGACCAAGGATTATGAATGTTATTGCGGAAAATATCGAAGGATTCGTTATAAGAAAGTTGTTTGTGATAAGTGCGGGGTGGAGGTAATAAAGTCCCAGGTCAGAAGAGAAAGAATGGGTCACATCAAATTAACCTCGCCGGTTTCTCATATCTGGTTTTTAAGAGGAGTTCCTTCAAGAATCGGGATGGTTTTAAATATGCCCCTTCAGCAGGTAGAAAAAGTTATCTATTTTGTGGCTTATATTATTACCGGCGTTTCAGAAGAAGCTAGAAATAAAGTCTTAGAGGAGATAGAGAAAGAATATAAAAGAAAGATGAAGGAGGTAAGGTTGAAAGGAAAAAAGAAACAGTCGGCTAAGCTGCTTGAGTTAAAGAGAATGAGAGACATAGCTAAAGAAGAGCTTCGGAGCATAAAGCCCTTAAGAATTCTATCTGAAACCGAATATCATCGTCTTTCTCTAAAATACGGAGAAGTTTTTGAAGCAGGTTCAGGAGCAGAAATTTTAAGAAAAATTTTCGAGAAAATAGACCTTAAAAAAGAAATAAAGAAGTTAAAAAAAGAGCTAGAAACCACCTCGTCAATTAATCGAGGAAAAGTTTTAAGAAGACTAAAGCTTTTCCAAGGGATGATGAAGGCAGCAATCAGGCCAGAATGGATGTTTTTAACAGTTTTACCGGTTCTACCCCCAGATTTACGGCCAATGGTTCAACTTGACGGTGGAAGATATGCTTCTTCTGACCTTAACGATCTTTACCGACGGGTAATTAACCGGGATAATCGATTGAAATATTTACTTGAGGTTTCAGCTCCTGAGGTTATTGTTCGGAACGAAAGAAGAATGTTGCAAGAAGCTGTTGATGCTTTGATTGACAATACCATGAGGAAAGGAACAACCACTCAAGCCACCACCGGAGGGAGAAGGCTTTTAAAGTCTCTGGCTGATATATTGAAAGGAAAACAGGGAAGATTTAGGCAAAATTTATTAGGCAAGAGAGTCGATTATTCTGGAAGATCAGTTATTGTTGTCGGGCCGGAGCTTAAACTCTATCAGGTGGGGATACCAAAGAAAATGGCTTTGGAACTCTTTAAGCCTTTTGTTATTCAGAAGATTTTAGAGAAAGAATTAGCTTATAATATCCGAGGAGCCTCTCGATTGATTGAGCAGGAAATTGATGAAGTTTGGGCGATGCTGGAAGAGGTGGTTAAAGATAAATTGGTTTTGCTTAATCGGGCCCCTACTTTGCACCGATTAGGGATTCAGGCCTTTCAACCTTTATTGATTGAAGGAGAGGCACTTAGAATTCATCCTTTAGTTTGCAAGGCATTCAACGCCGATTTTGATGGAGATCAGATGGCGGTTCACATTCTATTGTCTCAAGGTGCCCAGCAAGAAGCTCGACGATTAATCTTATCTACTGTCAATTTATTGAAATCAGCCACCGGTACTCCTATTGTTACCCCCACTCAAGACATCGTTCTTGGTTGTTTTTGGATTACAAAAATAGAAAAAGGGGCTCGAGGTGAAGGCAAAATATTCGGTTCTCAAAATGAAGCTATTTTGGCCTATGACACAAAGACCGTTGACCTAAGAGCAAGAATTAAAGTCAGATTAGGAAAGGAATTTATAGAAACTTCGGTAGGACGAATTCTTTTCAACATAACCCTACCTTCAGAGATTGCTTTTGTTAACGAAGAAGTAAACGGAAAACGGTTAGATAAAATAGTTAGCCTGATTATTGAAAAAATAGGATTGAAAGATTCTCATCCATATTTAGATAAGATTAAAACCTTAGGATTTGAGATTGCGACCCAAGCTGGAATTACTTGGGGAATGGATGATTTAATAGTGCCAAAAGAGAAGAAACAAATTATTAGCAAAGCTGAAGAGAATATAGAGAGAATTGATAAACACTATCAAAAAGGATTATTATCTCGGGAAGAAAAATCTTTTCAAGTAATTGAAACTTGGCAGAGAGCAAAATTGGAGATTGAGAAATTAGTGCCCAAAACCCTACCGCCCCTAGGTCCAGTTTCTCTAATTATTAATTCAGGGGCTAAAGGAAGCTGGGCTCAGCCAATCCAGATGACGGGAATGAAGGGTTTGGTTATTAATCCAATGGGTAAGATTCTTGAGCTTCCGGTAAAAAGTTCATATAAAGAGGGATTTGATATTTTGGAATACTTTATTTCAACCCATGGAGCAAGAAAGGGGACGGCTGATACCGCCCTAAGAACTGCAACGGCTGGATATTTAACCCGTCGTCTTATTGACGTTGCTCATGAAGTCATTATTACCGAAGAAGACTGCCGGGACGACAAAGGAATTACTGTTTTTAAAAAAGATGCAATTGAGCTTGGTCAGAACTTTCTTTTCAAGATTTTAGGGAGAATAAATCTTCAGGATATAAAAATAAAGGGAAAACACCCTAACATTAAGAAAGGGGAAATTATTAATTGGGAGAAAGCTCATTTTATTGATGATTCAGGAGTTGAAGAGGTAAGTGTTCGTTCTCCTTTGAGCTGCAAAACCCTATTGGGGGTTTGCGGACAATGCTATGGCTGGGATTTAGGTCAAAACCAAGAAGTTAAATTAGGAGAGGCAGTAGGCATTATTGCTGCTCAAGCAATTGGCGAACCAGGCACCCAATTAACGATGAGAACTTTTCATTTAGGAGGAGTGGTTGGCGAAGGAGATATTACTTTGGGTCTACCAAGAGTTGAAGAAGTTTTTGAAACCCGTTCCCCCGTGAGAAAAGCAATTGTTTCCACAATAGAAGGAGAGGTGGTAGAGATTACTCCGGAACGAATTATTAAAATAAGGAAGAAAGGCCAGAAAACCCCACACCAGAACCCCAAAGGAAAGCCTTCGGCTTCCTACGGGGCAGGCAAGTTCGGCGCGGGGCAGGTAGAAAAGAAACAGAAAAAATCAGTGGCAGAAATAGTTGAATATGAAATTCCTGCTCCAAATCCTATTTTAATTAACCCAGGCAATGAAGTGAAAATAGGCCAACAACTTTCCGAGGGCAGCATTGATCTAAAAGAGCTTTTTAAATTAACCAACCAAAGAGAAACCCAGAGATATATCGTTAAAGAAATTCAAAACATTTATGTTTCTCAAGGAGCAATTATTCATGATAAACATATTGAAGTAATAGTTAGACAAATGTTTTCCCGGGTTAGGATTAAAGACGAAGGAGACAGCGGTTTTTCGGCAGGAGAAGTTGTTGAGAAAGGATACCTGTTTGAGGAAAATCTAAGATTAAGAAAAGAGAACAAAAAACCTGCTACTTTTCAGCCTATTCTTTTGGGTATTTCAAAGGTTGCCTTAACCACAGATTCATTTTTGTCAGCTGCTTCCTTCCAGGAAACTTCCCGGGTTTTAATTAAAGCAGCTATTGAGGGCAAAAAAGATAGGTTAAGGGGTCTTAAAGAAAATGTAATTATCGGGAAACTTATTCCAGCCGGTACCGGTTTTCGAAAATAG